A single window of Rhizobium indicum DNA harbors:
- the ubiA gene encoding 4-hydroxybenzoate octaprenyltransferase, translating to MTTLSRPDLSDSHRGDWVDRRLPAAWRPYTRLARLDRPVGIWLTLFPCWAALIQASHGLPDLRQLAIFSLGALLMRSAGSTVNDIADRKFDGHVERTRFRPLASGEIATLPAFVFLTAELALAASLLFFLTPYTRLIAICVLPLVFVYPLCKRFTHWPQAVLGAAFNWGMLMAWAEAAGHIPVGAVLMWAGAIAWQIGYDTIYAYVDRLGLKSTAILFGRHGKTLIGLFYALAVGAWSLGGWLLEMSPPYAIGILMIAVHLAWQTRRIDLARPDMNYRLFLANILTGVLLACAALSGTW from the coding sequence ATGACGACTCTGAGCCGCCCCGATCTCAGCGATAGCCACCGTGGCGACTGGGTGGATCGCCGGCTGCCGGCCGCATGGCGGCCATATACGCGGTTGGCGCGGCTGGATCGCCCGGTCGGAATATGGTTGACTCTCTTCCCGTGCTGGGCCGCCCTTATCCAGGCATCCCACGGTCTCCCGGACCTCAGGCAATTGGCGATCTTCTCTCTTGGCGCTCTTCTGATGAGAAGCGCCGGTTCCACGGTCAACGACATCGCCGATCGGAAGTTTGACGGCCATGTCGAGCGGACCCGCTTTCGGCCCTTGGCAAGCGGAGAGATCGCCACGCTGCCGGCCTTTGTCTTCCTGACTGCTGAGCTCGCACTGGCAGCTTCGCTTCTGTTTTTCCTGACGCCTTATACCCGCCTCATCGCGATATGTGTGCTGCCGCTCGTCTTCGTCTATCCGCTCTGCAAGCGCTTCACCCACTGGCCCCAGGCCGTCCTGGGCGCGGCGTTCAATTGGGGGATGCTGATGGCATGGGCCGAGGCTGCTGGACATATCCCGGTCGGCGCCGTGCTGATGTGGGCCGGGGCCATCGCCTGGCAGATCGGCTATGATACGATCTATGCCTATGTCGATCGTCTTGGCCTGAAATCGACGGCAATCCTGTTCGGCCGGCACGGCAAGACCTTGATCGGCCTGTTCTATGCTCTGGCGGTCGGCGCGTGGTCGCTCGGGGGCTGGCTGTTGGAGATGTCGCCGCCTTATGCGATCGGAATTCTGATGATCGCCGTCCATCTTGCCTGGCAAACCCGACGGATCGATCTTGCCCGCCCGGACATGAATTATCGCCTGTTCCTCGCGAATATCCTGACGGGGGTGCTTCTTGCCTGCGCAGCTTTGTCAGGCACATGGTAA